The Rhizobium grahamii DNA window TCGGCCCGTGGCCCATGGGAAACGACGCTGCCATGCTCGAGCTTGTCACGAGCGCCAACATTGCGTGCGGCTTCCACGCGGGTGATCCGGCCGGCATCCTGAATGTGCTGAAAATCGCGGCGAGCCGAAATGTCGTGATCGGCGCGCATGTCGGCTACCGTGATCTGGTCGGCTTCGGTCGGCGCAATATGGATCCGTCCAGCGCCGAACTGGTCGCGGACACGATCTATCAGGTCGGCGCCTTGCAGGCGCTTGCTGCCGCGGCCGGCACCAGCGTCCGGTACGTCAAGCCGCATGGAGCGCTCTACAACACGATCGCCAACGATCCGCGGCAAGCAGCCGATGTCATTGCCGCGATCAAAGCGGTCGACCCCTCCCTGACGCTGATGGCGCTAGCCGGTGCGCCGATCGTGGCACGGGCGCGCGATGCGGGGCTAACGGTGGTCTGCGAAGCATTTGCTGACCGTTCCTACAATGCCGACGGCAGCCTCGTTGATCGCCGGCTGGCCGGGGCCGTCATTCACGATCCCGAGGAAATTTCCAAGCGAATGGTGCGAATGGTTCGCGATAAGCGGATCACGACGATCGATGGAGCCGAAATCGAGTTGGATGCGCAATCCATCTGCATTCATGGCGATACGCCGACGGCGGTTGCTATCGCACAGGGTCTGCGTCGCGCGCTCGACGCGGAAGGCGTGACGCTGCAATCCTTCGTCGGCGCGTTTCATGGTTGATCGGGCAAGGATTCTGCCGGCCGGTAGCGATGCCTTTCTCGTTGAGCTCGAGGATCTGGACGCCACCCTTTCGCTGATGGATTCCCTGCTCGCACGTCAACCTGTGGGCGTGTTGGAGCTGATCCCGGGCGCTCGAACGGTCATGGTGCGTTTCGATCCCTTCAGCACCTCCCGCTTGGAACTGACCGACTTTATCCGTGGTCTCGACCTGTCGCGGGGCAGCGCTCGCGCCGGAAAATCCATCGATATTCCCGTCGTCTATGATGGCGAGGACCTGCAGGACGTGGCGGATCTGCTTGGCTGGTCGATCGACGAGCTTGTCCGCCGTCACACCGAGGCAACCTACACCGTCGCCTTTACCGGCTTCGCCCCGGGCTTCGCCTACATGACATGCGATGACCCGGAAATAGAGGTGCCTCGCCGCAAGAGCCCGCGCGTGAAGATACCGGCGGGATCGGTCGCCATAGCCGGAAAATTCGGCGGAATTTATCCGTCGGACAGCCCCGGCGGCTGGCAGTTGCTGGGCCGTACGCCGCTCGCAATGTGGGACACGACGCGCAACCCGGCTGCGCTGCTTTCGCCAGGCGATACGGTGCGATTTCGGCGCGCTGAGGCTGGCACCCACACAACGAGGGCCGCAAAGGTAGCGCCGCCCGTGCCGGCAATCTCCGCGCCTGTTATGACCGTGCTTCGCTCGGACCGGCCGGCTTCGTATCAGGATCTCGGGCGACCGAACGTGGCGAGCCAGGGAGTTGCACGGTCAGGTGCGCTTGATCGTGACGCACTGCTGTCAGCCAATCGCTGCGTCGGCAACGCCCGCGATGCCGCAGCAATCGAGATCGCCTTCGGCGGGTTGGGCGTCAGGGCAGACATGCCGGTCACTGTGGCAGTCACCGGTGCGCGTTGCCCGCTGAACATCCGCACCGCAGACGGCCGCGAGATCCCGGCGCCGTTCGCCCTGCCGTTCGCTCTCGATGCAGGCGATGAATTGACATTGGGAATGCCAACCGATGGCATGGTGAGCTATCTGGCATTGCGGGGCTGCTATGCCGTGGCTCCGGTGCTTGGGTCAGCGGCGACGGATATTCTTGCAAAGATAGGACCCGCGCAGATCGAGGCTGGGTCCGTTCTGGGTACGGCGGGCTCGGCCTCGTCTGCGGTCGACCCGTGGGGACGGGCGTTGCGGCACCTGCCGACCTCGAAGGAGATCGTCACTCTGGACGTCGTCCTCGGTCCCCGCTTTGATTGGTTTACGTCGAAAGGTGCGGAGACCTTCTGCAGTCAGGAATGGCGCGTTACCCCGCAATCCAGTCGGGTCGGAATAAGGCTGTCGGGGCAGGAGGCGATCGAACGCTCTATTTCGGCCGAACTACCCTCCGAGGGGACATTGCAGGGCGCGATCCAGGTGCCGGCGGACGGGCAGCCGGTTCTCTTCCTGGCGGATCATCCTGTCACAGGCGGCTATCCGGTGATTGCGTCGGTGGCCGAACACCACCTCGATCTCGCTGGCCAGATTCCGATTGGCGCACGCATCCGCTTCCGGCCGATCACGCCATTTGACGGGGAAGCGATCGAACTCAACGCACGCGGTGCCGTATAATTTCAGAGAAGGAAGGCCGGTCCGATGAAGAAACTCCTGATCGCAAACCGTGGCGAGATCGCCATACGCATCATTCGCGCCGCACGTGACTATGGCGTGTCGAGCGTTGCTATCTACGCCGATCCGGACGCATCGTCGCTTCATGCCGCAATGGCGGACGAGGCTTTTGGCCTTGGCCCTGGTCGGCCAAGTGAGACCTATCTCGACATTGAGAAGATCATCGACATTGCACGACGCGCGGGAGCTGACGCTGTTCACCCGGGCTATGGGTTCCTGTCGGAGCGGGCGGAATTCGCAGAAGCCGTCATCAAGGCGGGGTTGACATGGGTAGGCCCGCGCCCGGAGGTGATCCGGATGCTTGGCGACAAGGTCGAGGCGAGGCGGATTGCGCAAAAAGTTGGAGCGCCTTTGGTCAAGGGGTCCGACGGCCCGCTCGGATCGGCTGCCGAGGCCGTTGCCTTCGCTCGCACGGCCGGCCTTCCGATTGCGATCAAGGCCGCCTTCGGTGGCGGTGGACGCGGCATGAAGGTCGCTTATCAGCTCGACGAAGTCGGTGAGCTCTTCTCTTCGGCGGTGCGCGAGGCAACCGAAGCTTTCGGGCGCGGCGATTGTTACGCCGAGCAGTTCTTGAGCAGGCCGCGCCATATCGAGGCGCAGGTCATGGCTGACACCCACGGCAACATCGTTGTGCTTGGCACGCGCGATTGCACGCTTCAGCGCCGAAACCAGAAGCTTGTGGAAGAAGCACCCGCTCCCTTCCTGACTGAGGACCAATCGGACGCCATTCACACCGCGGCGCGAGCAATATGCCAGGAAGCCGGCTACACGGGCGCCGGCACCGTCGAGTTTCTGATGTCGGACGATGGCCTCATCTCGTTCCTTGAGGTCAACACCCGCCTCCAAGTGGAACATCCAGTGACGGAGGAGACAACCGGCGTCGACATCGTCATCGAGCAGCTTCGTGTTGCCGACGGTCTTCCGCTGTCTGTCAGCGACACACCGGTCGCGCGAGGCCACGCGTTCGAGTTTCGCATCAACGCTGAAGATCCCGGACGCGGCTTCCTGCCGTCGCCCGGCAAGATTTTGAGCTTTCGTCCGCCTTCGGGTCCGGGAGTGCGAATTGATAGCGGTGTGGAGTCCGGATCCGTTGTACCTGGCCTCTACGACTCGATGATGGCGAAGCTGATCGTGACGGGTGCCACCC harbors:
- a CDS encoding LamB/YcsF family protein; this encodes MPSIDLNSDLGESFGPWPMGNDAAMLELVTSANIACGFHAGDPAGILNVLKIAASRNVVIGAHVGYRDLVGFGRRNMDPSSAELVADTIYQVGALQALAAAAGTSVRYVKPHGALYNTIANDPRQAADVIAAIKAVDPSLTLMALAGAPIVARARDAGLTVVCEAFADRSYNADGSLVDRRLAGAVIHDPEEISKRMVRMVRDKRITTIDGAEIELDAQSICIHGDTPTAVAIAQGLRRALDAEGVTLQSFVGAFHG
- a CDS encoding carboxyltransferase domain-containing protein, encoding MVDRARILPAGSDAFLVELEDLDATLSLMDSLLARQPVGVLELIPGARTVMVRFDPFSTSRLELTDFIRGLDLSRGSARAGKSIDIPVVYDGEDLQDVADLLGWSIDELVRRHTEATYTVAFTGFAPGFAYMTCDDPEIEVPRRKSPRVKIPAGSVAIAGKFGGIYPSDSPGGWQLLGRTPLAMWDTTRNPAALLSPGDTVRFRRAEAGTHTTRAAKVAPPVPAISAPVMTVLRSDRPASYQDLGRPNVASQGVARSGALDRDALLSANRCVGNARDAAAIEIAFGGLGVRADMPVTVAVTGARCPLNIRTADGREIPAPFALPFALDAGDELTLGMPTDGMVSYLALRGCYAVAPVLGSAATDILAKIGPAQIEAGSVLGTAGSASSAVDPWGRALRHLPTSKEIVTLDVVLGPRFDWFTSKGAETFCSQEWRVTPQSSRVGIRLSGQEAIERSISAELPSEGTLQGAIQVPADGQPVLFLADHPVTGGYPVIASVAEHHLDLAGQIPIGARIRFRPITPFDGEAIELNARGAV
- a CDS encoding acetyl/propionyl/methylcrotonyl-CoA carboxylase subunit alpha, producing the protein MKKLLIANRGEIAIRIIRAARDYGVSSVAIYADPDASSLHAAMADEAFGLGPGRPSETYLDIEKIIDIARRAGADAVHPGYGFLSERAEFAEAVIKAGLTWVGPRPEVIRMLGDKVEARRIAQKVGAPLVKGSDGPLGSAAEAVAFARTAGLPIAIKAAFGGGGRGMKVAYQLDEVGELFSSAVREATEAFGRGDCYAEQFLSRPRHIEAQVMADTHGNIVVLGTRDCTLQRRNQKLVEEAPAPFLTEDQSDAIHTAARAICQEAGYTGAGTVEFLMSDDGLISFLEVNTRLQVEHPVTEETTGVDIVIEQLRVADGLPLSVSDTPVARGHAFEFRINAEDPGRGFLPSPGKILSFRPPSGPGVRIDSGVESGSVVPGLYDSMMAKLIVTGATRQQALVRARRALAEFNIEGVASVLSFHRAVVDEPAFASEDRLGVYTTWIEQEFAGIPPAPRTEPADAEYVRGFIEIDGKRHTVAIPASFLTLAPASSMKVTGLSAAESNALRAPIAGVLRQWLVDDGAEVAKGDPVAVIEAMKMETRIIAERSGRISLLAEVGAFVEPDADLAMIQ